The Epinephelus lanceolatus isolate andai-2023 chromosome 10, ASM4190304v1, whole genome shotgun sequence genomic sequence TTATTATGGGCAGTCCTCAGATGGTCTGACTGTCCCTCCCACACTGCTCCTCTGACAGCAATCATCTAGTGAATTTTACCAGCATTCAACTGCAATGGAATATTTCGACGTGAATATTTCTGCAAGGAAATAAAGGGACGCTGCACAAGCTCACGCGGAAGGTAACTAACTACATTTCTTAAGTTGTCAAAGTCTAATAAATGTGCGTCATTAATGCTCATACTTGTAATTCCATTACAATGGTTGCTTTATTCTGCATGGACACTTCTCAAAActatctccctctttctcccccccccccccctcctccctccctccctcctcacacacacacacacgcgcgcgcgcgcgtgcaGTCATCCAGCATACTTGTCCTATTGGTAGGCTCTCCGGTCACTTTGCCACGCCTCTTCAAGCGCCCCCAGTATCTTTCTACGACCCCGTCTGGTCCAGGATGTCCAGGCAGCTCTCCCAGCTTCCGAACCCCGACCTCCCAGCCGGTGCAAGCCCTCAGTTTGGGACGTGTACCCAGCCTGCAGGCTCTCTCACAGGGGGGCACCTCAACTCCATGGTGGGGCTCAAATCCCTCCTGCAGCACCCCATGAAGGGGGACCAACGTTTAAAAACCCCATGTGATGTAAAAGGTGAGAAACACTCTCTCATTTGACTAAATAATCTGAAAGTGTTTGTGTTGAACCTACAGCACAGTCACCTGACACAGCCTTATGTTCAATATGTGCACTGACAGAGCATGAATAAATCATACCCCTCTGTCCACCCATCAGGATATAATACAAACTATTATTATATAACAAACATCACATTTGTCTTATCTGATGCAccatcacacacattcacagtgaCTCCCCCATGACCCTGATGAGTTTGCACCTGGATTATAATCCCTGCTGCGACTTCAAATTAGGAGCCAGATTACAATGAGCAACAGCACGTTTCTGTTTAGCTGCAGTTTCCAGAACGTGCTTCCCAACAATTGTGAGATTTGTCGAGGGGCTTATGTACGAGTTATGACAACAAATTGGTTTCAGCTCGTGCTAATGCTGCAATTCAGCTATACCATCTGGtccatctgtgagtgtgtgagacgTAGAATAAAAGGGAGATTTTTGCGTTTTATGGGCGCACCTGTCACCTCATTTAGCTTTGCATACATATCCGCAGCCAGAAAATGTGGTGACAAAACTTTATTGTGCACTTAAagtcttcatcatcttcattatGTTCTCCTCTGTGGCAGACAAAGAGAGGCTGGACCTTGATGAAGACTCCTTGGGAGTGTGCTCCATGAGGAATGGCAGCGGAACAGTCTCCAGTAATGGAAGTAATGGCTGCAGCAATGGAGGAGGAAGTTTCAACCAGTTCTTGGGGCCCCTCTTGTGGGATCGCACCCTGCCTGCAGACGGGGGCCTCTTCCAGCTTCAGTACATGGACTTGGAGGAGTTTCTGACTGAAAATGGAATGGGCAGCatgcacagcaacaacagctcCAGTTCAGCCCAGATCCCTTCGCAGAGCTCCCAGTCGGCCGTGCCCAACCAGAGCTCCCAGTGCCTACCGCCCTCATCTCCACCTGGCTCCACATCCTCATCACCTTCCTCCTCGTCTTCCCCGTCGCTCATTGGTTTGGAGGTGGCGCAGCCGCAGAGCATCGGAGGAGGAAGTGACTGTTTGCATGGTGAGTGCACAGACACGAGCAGATGGATAGTTGAACCagagaatacaaaaaaaaaataatcaaggGCAGTTCATTCTTCAAGGTTTGTCCATATCAGCCTTAAAACAGCAACATCATGGACGAGGGTTCTGCCAACTTTGCAGAACTGACAAGCTTTAAGAGACAAATTGTCCCCCTGCCACTGATATGAGACCAGCAGCCCCTACAATTCAATAATAGTTGAGATTTAATCAAGGTtatatggtgtgtgtgtataatgttCCCACAGGCTAGTGACTCAGCACTTTGACTCTCCTTTGCGTTTATAACAAATACCATGGTGACCAAGCATTTTTCTGTCCTGTGGGGTCACACTGAAGGCAGCAGACACAGTCACATGGCTCCACACACAAAGTCAActtgaaagagagaaaacagagtcTGAAATTTCATTTAGCTGGCCGAGGGAGcgtggtgggaaaaaaaaggtggaaGATTTGAAAGATTTGATGAGTCAACCTCATAGCATGGACGGGGaggtttggttttaattcggCATGTGATCCATGTACTGCAGCGTACAACACAATCAGCATTCCTTCCCAGCCCATTATAAATGTGCAGCAGGGTCAAAGCAGTactaagagagagagagggagagagaggggagtgtgtgttgagtgtttgCGGTTGCGTGTCTTTAAATCTCTCCCCACTTCACACGCCACAGCCATGTGTACGCGTCAGTACACGTGCCGGGGCTGAGAGTACTGGAGTGAGAGAACTAGAGGCAGGGCCAGTAGACATGTGGGAGGAGCCCACAGAAGGAGGGGACATGCAGAGCAACAGGAAGAGTTtcccctgtgctgctgctgctgctgctgctgctgctggacttCAAACGGGAACATTTGATCGCACATGAATGACATTTAAGTATACTGATATCCAGAGGAGGATATTATACTGTTTGGGATGTTGATGCAGGACATTTAAGTGACAAAGTGCATCTTTACAGACTCTGATAATGCATTTATACTGCATGATAAAGCCCCATTAGTGGATTACAGATCACAGAATTTGAGTTTCTAATTACAAACATATCACACACTACTATACATATACAACATATTAAATAGAAATtaagtttatatatattatcatgTGGCTGACATGAGTGAATACCTCTCATCAGCTCTCCCAAAGCTTGAAACTTGAGAAGCTGTATCCCAATTTTCAGCTGTCTTTTCAAACGTGTGCTTCGTAAATATTAAACAGAGCAACACCTAACCACCTCTGCTTATATTAGGCATTTAGGGAGCAGGGCTACTGTTTGCTTTTACAACAGCTTCAGGCCTTCAGCTTCAGGAATGCTGCCGTACAAGTGCTGAAACACTCGCAGCCACATATTGGAGAGTTTCTTCAAAAGCAAAAAAGCCCACTGTTCTCTCAGGGTCGAAGCACGTGGACCAAAATGCGCCAAATAAACTTTATACGGCGGCGTTCCATAGCTTCCCAAAAAGCAGGGAGAGGCAATCCTGTACCGCAGGA encodes the following:
- the dbpb gene encoding D site albumin promoter binding protein b, producing the protein MSRQLSQLPNPDLPAGASPQFGTCTQPAGSLTGGHLNSMVGLKSLLQHPMKGDQRLKTPCDVKDKERLDLDEDSLGVCSMRNGSGTVSSNGSNGCSNGGGSFNQFLGPLLWDRTLPADGGLFQLQYMDLEEFLTENGMGSMHSNNSSSSAQIPSQSSQSAVPNQSSQCLPPSSPPGSTSSSPSSSSSPSLIGLEVAQPQSIGGGSDCLHGSQTSMNDSCESPSSSSSSSCPPLLTPTGSGPDVIGMFDVDSSDMDMSNQPNFDPRRHSFSEEELKPQPMIKKARKILVPDDLKDEKYWTRRYKNNEAAKRSRDARRLKENQISVRAAYLERENAALRQEVAEIRKELGRCRNILSKYENRLADQ